In Miscanthus floridulus cultivar M001 chromosome 19, ASM1932011v1, whole genome shotgun sequence, the DNA window TTATAATAAGAATAATTTTTTATTCTTAATCAAAATACATAAAAGATTTAGTAGTAGGAATATTTGATTATTAAGGATTAGGGAAGGACGGAGAATACAAAGATCCATAATACTGTGTTTATTATTTACTTttatgtttataagaaaaatatgaGAGAATCGGGAaaacaaaaatgacatgcaaaataatcggcctgtttggttggctggttcgtttcgttgctggttcgtgaagaagtactgctggctggtttgtgtgagagaaaaatactgttccagctgaaaatttacgatcgtttacgacaagccacagccaaacgaacaggctggcaTGAAACGGACCTGATAGTcaaaaagggaaaaaaaagagGAAATCAGGAAAAGAAGTGAAGCGAATACGAAAATGAAAAACAGGTCGGATAAGTAATTGATCAGAGAcagtaaaaaacaaaaaaaggctGAACAGACGACGGAATAGGAAAAGAAAATAACCGACTTTACTATATATATAGTAATCATATTGGGGTATGGACATTTTTTTGCACATGAGTATGGACTCTTTGATTAAACATAGACCATACACAATCCAATGTGTTTTGGAATCGGACTCCGTATCGCGCTAGGCAAGAGCTATTTTAATTCGTATGAGCACATGTTATATATATAAGTCCAACAGAAGAAACTCTTGACTACCTGTAGTTAGGGAGAGGTTGACGGAAAAAATGGATGGACAAAAAAAAAGGCCGAAAATTTTGCCACTTTATtagtaggtatagatatagatatatatatatatagatttaACTAAACTTATAAGAAAATAATACTAACGTATATGACTATATAAAGTTATATTTTACAACGAATCTTATTATAGATAACTCGTATAAtaaatattattgttttatataaATCTGATTAAACTTTATATTATATTCCCTCTATTATGAAATATAAGAAATCTAGGGTTCTAAATTTCTGTCAACATACAAGGTATTCTACATCCCCAGCTCCTCACTCTCCTCTGTCTTTACTAACCAAACACCTCTTTCCTTCTTACGTACACCATATTTTTCCTCTCTAACTCATTGctcgaaataataacatatgtaaAGATTTCTTTTAAACTAGAAAAGCAATGAACTCTTCTTATTTTATTAAAAACCATTTCAATTTCTTATATTTTATTTAAGACGGAGGGAACACGACTTAGCACTATTTTAAATTTAGATGGGACCGAGGGAGTAGCTGTAAAGTACGATCCTCAATTCCTCGCTGCGCACTGTACAGCAGAGACGATCGCGAGAACTGTCGATGGTGTTGCCTACCACTACCAACTGGCCCGACGAATGGACGGTCCGGATTACGGCCCTCTCCGCAATTCCACGAAAGCACGCACGCATGTTTCGTGTCCCCCTACGGGCTTCTCCCAACCGATTTAGCGTATGTTCCGGTATTAAAGTCGTCTGACAAGTCAGCTAAAATTatttttgttatgagagaaaaataatatagaTTTTAGTTGATAAGTCGACTGATAAATTTAAATGAACATGCTTTTAGTAGTACTAGCTACTCCGTACTCCGTTACACTGATtgtactaaaatttgagaaaaaaaaaactcatgcaTGTTGCACGTAGCCCGCGTTGGCCATGGTCCCATGGATCTCGCTGGTTTGACGTTGAGTCGTTGACGCCGTGTCACCTATCCTAGTGTTGGCCATGCATGTTGCACGTAGCCCGCGTTGGCCATGGTCCTAGTGTTGCTGTATGCCAACTTCTTCTCAACGCGTTCGCACTTTGCAATGCCacgcttaggccctgtttggttctaaGCTCTTAAAAATTTTAGACGTTTTTTTGGGGCTGCTAAAATCTCCTAAAAGAGTGTTTGGTTCCATTTCCTAAAACTGACTAAAAGCAATAAATACATTAGCAAATAGACCATGCAGTCCTTCTCTAGAAGATAGAGGGGACATGACAATAAAGGAGGGGTAGTGAGAGTCCATAATGGACTTTAGAAGCTTTTAGGAGAGGTGAAGCTCCTAAAGTTTTTGATCCCTCCTAAAATTTTTAGAAACTTTTAGGAGTAGGTGTTTAGTTCTTTAGATAAATTTTATCTAGATTTTAGCTCTAAAACTTGTAGGAGAGGTAACTAAACAGCGCCTTAGAAAAAAGCGGGTGAAAATAAACTCAAAAAGTTGCTATGGCAATCAGTCAAACACGCCATAATATATATACCATGTCAGCCAGGACGCCAACAGAGAATCACGTCCTaaacacacaaacacacactCGTACGGATGCGGTCAATAGGAGGGCACGTATGTACCACAACCTGAAACTAGCCTGAAAGGCTACTACGCGTTCTGTCTATCTTGCATCAGCCTTTCAGACACCCGCTAGCTAATACTAAAAATTAACACTAGGTCGGTTTGCCCCCTTTTACGTTTTTGTTTAACGAATCAAACAGCTATCGACTATATTAAAAAGAAAGAGCGAGTACAGAGCAACACCGGCTCCTTAACTATCGAGCAACAGAAACAACATCAACACAACCAAAACACCGCTAATCTACTAATGATAGCAGTGGCTTGGTTTGGAATTTGGAACCTCAACACGTACGCCATGCACAAGTACCGTCTCACCGTCACTTCCTCAACCATTGAACTGTACAGCTACCTGTCAATCTGTCATGTCAAAAGTACCAAACCACCACAACTCACTGCCTACCACATTGCACTGCTATCACTTGCATGATTGCTCGATGGCAACGTATCAACCCTTACCTAAACTATCGATCAGGACCATTAGATGCTCATTCAATGGATAGAGTGAAAGATAAGATTTTTTTAAGCTTAAGTCTTCCACCCGTCGGCCTTTTTTTTGCGCTTAaaccctctcactctatctattggatcagcatctagtgctCCTGATTGATAGTTTCTAAGTTTGTACAGATTAGTTGGTTTGTATCTGCATACACTCTGCTATGCTATGCACGTCTGAAAGCAACAACGGCGGGCAGGCGGCTTCTGATCCGTCGACGTTGGGCGCAAATATAGAAAGAACATATGCTTACTTCTGGTATAAGACTCTGAATCGGTCAATCTCAATGCCTGGGACCTCTAGTCCTAACCATCACTATCTGAGTTTCTACATCTGAATATAGCCCATGCGCAATATGCGCGCCTCGCGCGTATTGTCATAGTGCGGCCCACAATTAGCCCGTCTGTTTGAAAAAGTCCGTGTTGTTCCATTTGAGTTGAGGCCCATGAATACCTGAGTCCACGGATACGTCGTCATTCCTTTCTTGGCCCATTAACTCTTTTTGTTGACCAAGCCCAGgaattcatttttgggcttaatgtATGACAAACGGGAAAGATGTTTTAGAAACTTcggaatgtttttttttttttaaaaatagtttTGCACATCTCTGTTTTTCCAAAATAAAGAAGTAAAGTACACCAGAGCTCCGAAGTCTGAACTAGATTCATTAACTCTGAAATTGTATTTTCGGATCTTAAATTTTGTAACCTGAGGTTCATACACCTTAATTTGGTGTTTAGATTCGACGTGGCATGCGCAGTTAGCAGCCAATATATGgcatgaaaaaaaaaaaactcggcctacGGTGGGCAGACACCCCCCGCAACTTTgtgcttaaggaagaagaccttctcacgcaggccgagaaaacccccgaacaccGTGTCCCGCCCTTACACGGGGGCCCGTTACCCTGTGAGTAGGCCGGTCCGTTGCCTGTGCTTTGGGAAAGTCgagacagacgaggggatttttttggtGGGTACCGGAAATTCTGCCCACAGCGAATATATGGCATGAAATTTGAAGTAGCCCCTCTTCACATAATCTCCCTCTCCCCCTGACCTCCGGTACCACCGCCGCCATCCTAGTTGACGACGACGATGCATCTAAGGACGTCGTCGCCTCTTTTGGAGGCATCATTGTTGAGAACCCTCTTTCCAAACACAAACATCCCCTCACCTTTCATAGGGTACGTGATGCTTTGTCGTTGGTGGTTAGGAGGTTACTTTGACGGGGGTGAAAGAGCAGATGGCAGCGAGTGAACATGCCACGGAGGTGCTGGATAGCGTGAACAGTGCCATGCAGGACGTGGAACACAGGGAGGACGAGAAGACTCAGACACCCAGGAAGTTCAAGCGTTATCCACGCAATCAAACACATGTTGGTGAGGAACAGAGCTGTGGAGAGGAAGAAAATGGTGATTTTGCCATTAGGAAAGGTGGGCTTCGCTGTTTTGCTATCCAACAGAAGGGATTCGCTATTTTGTCATTATCAAACCGAACACGGCCGCTAGAATGCCATTTGACCAATTTATTGTCAAATTTAATTATTATTTTATTCtctccatgctttcattcttgtTTTACCCCTCCTCCTTTCTTCCTCGTTCACGCAGAGAGACCGCCGCCAGTCGGAAAAAAAAACGCTGCCGTCGTTTCTTAGATGCCGCCGGACCACTGCCGACGCTACTCCAGGAGGACGGTgcggccgcctcgacgtccggcCGTGGCCGCGGCCGCGAAGCTTGGCTGGCAGCCGGCGATGGCCGAGGAGGCGGGCTGCCGGCGACGGCCACGGCAGAGGAGCCTTTCCCTCTCCTCACGTCCTGTCTTCGTCTCATCTCTCTCGTTCTTTTTTTTCGACTTCTCATCTCTCTCGTTTGTGCTCTCCGTGAAACAAGGGACAGAAGAAAGGAAGGGCTTTCGTGCTCTCGTCAATGAGGAAGAAATGAAGGGATAAGAACAGGGGTAAATCGGGAACTAAAGGATTGAGAGAATAAAAGAATGATTAAATTTGGCAATAAATCAGTAAAATGGCATTCTAACGGTTGTGTCCGGTTTGATAACGGCAAAACAGCGAATACCTTTTGCAGGATGGCAAAACAGCGAAACCCGTGTTTCATAATGGCAAAATCACCATTTTCTCGTGGAGAGGGGAAAAAGAAGAAAAGGACAGGAGATGAGGTGGTGGGgatggatgaggatgaggatgggaaggagagcaagaaatcgaagagggCTGGTGAGGCTATGGCTGCGGAGACAAACATTTTTGATGAAGCGGAGCTGTCTCCGTGGGACGAAATGAGGATCATCGCTTGGAACTGTCATGGGTTGGGGAACGGCACGACAGTTCGTGGCCTTCTGAACATTCAGAAGGAGGAGGACCCCGACACTCTCTTCTTGTCCGAAACAGAGATGGATCAGAGGAGGGTAGAAGGCTTCGGGTGGAAATTGGAGTTGACGAACATGGTTGTGACAAAGTGCGACGGGAGAAGTGGTGATCTTGCAATTTTCTAGAAGAAGGAGAACAATCTACCTGTTCGCGGTGTTTCGCGCATGTACATTGATGTGGAGGTAACGGAGGCTAATGGTTTTCTCTGGCGGCTCACGAGGTTCTATGGGGAGCCGAGCACGGAGAAGAAGCAttgtcaatttgtcatggcagGCGCTACGTACACTTAATGCAGCGAGAAGGCGTCCATGGCTTTGTCTTGGTGATTTCAATGAGATTTTGCTGGAGTGTGAGAAGGATGGGGGGCTCCCACGGGCACAAGCATGCATGGATCGGTTTAAGGAGGCGCTGGAGGATTGTGACTTGGCCAATCTTGGGTTTGAAGGAGGGCAATGTATCAGATGCAAACCAACTAACCTGTGCAAACTTAGAAACTAccgatcaggaccactagatgctgatccaatggatggggtgagaggtgagatttttttgcgcttaagccccccacccgccggcctttttttttgcacttaagccccctcaccccatccattggattaGCATCTAATGGTCCTGATTGGTAGATTTGAAGTTTGCgcaggttggttggtttgcacctgatatgttgcctTGAAGGAGACCCATATACTTGGTGAAATAATAGCCACACTTGTGAGGGCTATATTTGCGAGAGACTGGACCGGGCGGTGGTGGCACGTGGAGAGTGGACCACGAGATTTAGTCTCTACAGGGTGAGGAATGGGGAGCCGAGGCATTCCGATCATCGTCCTGTTATTGTGGATACGGAGGCAGTGGTGCAGGGGCAGGGCCGACGGGCTGTCCCATGTTTCCGTTTTGAAGCAAGATGGGTGGAGGAGGGCCAATGTGCTCATGTTGTGGATAACGCTTGGAGAAAGGCGATAGAGGTAGATGGGGCAAAGGTTGGGGAGGCAATTTGGTGCGTGACGCAGGAGCTAGGAGATTTGGAAGAAGGTGAGGAAGGCGCTAGAGGAATGTAGAAGGAGAGAGATATCCCGGCAGTCGGTGACAAGAGAGGAGATCTTGAAGTATAAACTTTCAAACATTTGTATAGTTTGACTTAAAACATGCTCCTACTAAAACTTCGTTCTGGGATCGGATGAAATAACTTCGTCTAAGTATAGCTTGTAAAGCTCCAATCGTGTATCGCTACCATTTCGCACCCCAGGAACATGTGTGTAACCAGGATTGCTTCGAAATAAAGAAAACGGTCCGTAATCGTTCATAACTCCCGTCGCGAGTTTCCAGCGAGGAAGACATGACATTTCGTTTGCAAACTACCCCACGACCATTGCAAATAAAAAGATCACACGAAATTAAAATCTCGATCGGCCACATGTATCGTTGCGACCAATAATCACCGAATCATGGCGCTGTGGCGCTGCATGCGCTCAGGTGGGGTGGGGTACGCACGCAGTACGCAGCTGTGTCTGTGTGTTGCCTGTGGCGCTGCATGCGCTCAGGTCGGCACTCGGCAGCACCGCCCGGTCAGACGatgccccggccccggccccgcaGCCGTTTGCCCGTTTCGTTTCGGCCCTGGCCACACGGTCCCACGCAGGAAAACGCCGTGCCAACACTCAGTTGCCCATGCATCCATCAGGCCATCACGCACCGCGCGCGCTTCGGCCTCAGACGTACCGGCCGTCCGGCACGCCGTGCGCTCGTGAAGCTCGCTAGCTGCCCCCTTTTGCGATTTCTGCGCGCGTGTTTCATGCATGCTACCGCTCGTATGCCCGTCACGCGCGCCGCGACCTGGTGCCGTACGCCGCCCGCAGCCCGCCTTCGTTGGTAGGGCTCGCATCGCATTTGAGGCGTCGTCGGCGCGGCAGCTGGCCGGGCGGAGCGGTAAGATCTGACGAGGTCGTCTGGGCTCTATCACTGACCTGGTCGTCACGGGACATGGAACTAGCTGGTAGCTGCCTAGCTCAGCTCCTATCATCGTACGTCCTGCAACTGCAAGTCAAGCCGCTCGTCGTGTTTACAGTACTCTCTGCACCGGTTCAGTTGCGCTTGCGTTGAGCGCCACGGGTTCAGTAgttattcagaaaataaaaagaacAGAGGTTCAGTTGCTACACACACATCTGCACATCCCCCGAAACAAGGGGTTCCGTAACAAGACAAATGTTCCATTCAAGAGTCGACAGAACGCCCCAAAACGTGTAGTAGATACGTTGGTCAAAACTCTGAGTCTGCTTGACAAAATAATTTTTAACAACAAAAAAAACACAGGGAAAAGGGTGGTCAAACACGCATGGTGCAGCATCGTTTAAaggcccgtttggcacggctcgcGGCGGCTTCGGCTTTTCTGGCAAAACACTGTAGCAGCACTGTAGCATGAAgccccttttctctctcttcctctccttctctcacTGACATGCGCACTGTTCAGCAAAGCCGGTAGAAGCCGATTTTTGTGGCTTGCCCCCGCGTGCTACAGCAAAAATCGCTACAGTGAGACCAAAAAGGTGGAGAGAGAAAAGGGGCTTCATactacagtgttgctacagtgtttTCGCCAGAAAAGCCGAAGCTGCCGCGAGCCGTACCGAACGGGGCCTAAGTCTTTACGGTCGTACTGCTACTGAACTTCTTTCGCTGTCGCCGTAATGAGCGTTGGTTGGAGCCAAAGGCCCTGTTCACTTGAGATTATCGGTCAGAATCAGCCCTACTTTTTAGCCATAGGAACAGTGttattctctcacaacaaatcaaccatacAAATTAGCCACAACAACActaagtcctgccgaacaggacAAAAACCGCGGCCAAAGTGGCGTAGCAAAGGAAAGCGACCCTGTTCCTGGCCCGTTCGagacccaaaaataaaattgAAAACCCTGATAGTAATAATGTTATCCTCTCTAGGGCTCCACGACCACAGCGAACTGAGAGTACGGATGAACATACATTTCGTATTATTACAACCATAAATAAGCATTCATCTCTCGAATCCCTACCTACCGCATGGACCGTCGGATCAAGATCCAACGTCCGAGTCTCACGCCGGGCAGGTAGAGCGACGGTAGCAGGGCGGACGGCGACGGAGGAGGAGACATTCCAAAATCCAAGTACGGCGACGACGTACCCGGCGATTAGCCGAGCCGACCGACCTTGCCGTCCCCGCACACACCACCAGACAAAAGTACTGTTACCACTAGGCACTAGCCTAGCTGTGCCAGGACAGGGAAGGGAAGCAGAGGATCGCACAGGGCGAGAAGGACGACGACGGACGGCGGTCGGCCCCACTGCGTGGTGCGTGCGTTGCACAGTGCAGTGGTTCGTCGTCGTCGGCCTTGATGGAGGTGGTGGCGGCCactggccagccagccagccatccGCCGGTGGGCCTCGCCGGAGAGGCAGCAGAACTGATGCACATTGATTCCCGGGGGAGGTGGCGGATGGACGtggaaataataataataatgcccGGCAGGAGGCAGGACGAGGATGGGGCACTCCCCCCTCGTGGCGAAACCTGAAAACTGCGCTGCTGCTCAGGTCAGCAGGCCACGCGAGTTAATCCCTCGCGCTAATTTCGTCTGGGAGCTCGTAGTACCTGGTTGCTTTCAAGTTGAAAACAAGTAATTGAGTGAGAAATATGCTCCCGCACTGTCCCTTGCACTGAAGTTTAAAAGAAGTAGTGACACAGACAACGTGGACTGCACACAGACTTGAACAAAAATCGTGTGGATATATGGTATGGTGTGGCGAGCCGGCAAATGCCGCGGTCCTAGTAGCCTCACTCGGTGTCGTTTCACGCAGCTGACAGGTCCAAAGGAGAGAGGAGTAGGAGAGACCTGCAGAAATGCCAAGGGCCGAGCAAGAAGCCAAGATAGAGACGTACATGTACCGCTACCAAACAAGCAGGGCCTTCGAAAAGTTACAAAACACCACCGTACGACCTCGCAGTCGGCCGCGTCTCGTATCCTCACTCCCGATCCGTCCTTTTCCGCAAACCACCGCACATGGCCGCTCTCAATGCCAAGCGGGCCCCGCGCTGCCAGTGTCTCCCTCCCCTCCTGTCCTGCCCCTCATCTCCCCGTAAAGTGCACCCCGAATAAAAACGCCGAGCAGCTCAACTGTTCCGCACACACAGCGTCGCCATACCAGAGTGCTCGCAAAAATCGCATCGGGGGGAGGAAAAAAAAAAGcttaaagagagagagagagaggagctgCTAGCTCTGTCTCTCTCCGTCTCGCTCCCTCGCTCGTGGCCTTGTTGCATGCCCAATTGCAGGAAAGCCACGTTCCAGTGGCAGGATCTCCTCTCGCGAACCCACAGTAAACAACTCGGCAGCTAGAGGGAGGCGGCGGTGTACGGAGCAGCATGAGGCTACCACCACCTCCATTGCCGGTCCTGTGCTCTCCCGTCTTGgtgctcctcctgctcctggcCGCGTGCTCGTCCCCGGCAAATGGGAGGGCCGCGCCGTCGTCTCCGGGCGCTGCTGCGCCTGTCGCCAGGCACGTCCGCGCCGCCGACGCTGCTGCCGGCGGCGCCAATGGGACCGCCTCCGTTGCTCCGGCGGTGCCGGCGCCGCCTCCCGTCGGTAGGTTACCGGTGTCAGGGAACAAGCGTTTTTCGttatttcagatttttttttttgcggtTTCGCTGTTTCTTGTTTCGACTTTTTTTGGGGGCGAAAACTCTTTTTTCCTCTTTGATGAAAACTTGCAGACTATTTCCTGAGCAGCTGCAGTGGAAGCTGTTGTTTCTTCTGAAAATGGCCAAAAAGAGCATTGGTTTTATCCAGAGCTCGTTTTCTTTCGCAATTTGCTCAAGGAAATTTACTggagaaatgttttttttttcatggaAATTTGGGATCTTGCATTTCGTTCaaattagagatagagagaggaCCGTTGCCGAAAATTAGCTGCGCTTAATGGTCATCAAGTCTTTTCTTCCCTCCGCTTGACGGTTTCAGTTGAAAAATCTAGTGGTGTTTCCGGAGCAATTAGTCTCTGAGCTCACCGCCGTTTCAAAAACCTGTTCTTTTCCACGCTCAAAAGCAGTAACTGGAGTCAGCTGATCTTCTTGAATTGTCTCCTGACCTTACCGTTTCCTCTTCAGTGATTATCGTGGAGCGGCGCCATCATTTCCACCGTGAGCTAGTCATCGCCTCCGTCCTCGCTTCCATCGCCATCGTCGCGATTATCCTCTCCACGCTCTATGCGTGGATCCTGTGGCGGCGGTCTCGCCGGCTGCCCCGCGGCAAGAGCGCCAGGAGCGCAGGTCTTGTCTCACACTTCTCTGGACTGCCTCGGCTGGCTCTTGAATTCCTGAATTGCTCATGGCCCGCTCACCTACATTGCGCAGACACCACGAGGGGAATCATGCTGGTGCCGATCCTGAGCAAGTTCAACTCACTCAAGACGAGCAGGAAGGGGCTTGTGGCGATGATCGAGTACCCATCGCTGGAGGCGGCGACAGGGAAGTTCAGTGAGAGCAATGTGCTCGGTGTAGGCGGCTTCGGTTGCGTCTACAAGGCAGTTTTCGATGGCGATGTTACCGCGGCGGTCAAGAGGCTGGAAGGAGGTGGCCCTGAGTGCGAGAAGGAATTCGAGGTGTCAATTCTTGTCCATTGGCCATTGCTGCCAGTGAAAACTGACGAGGGGTTATTTCCCGTTCTTGTCCTGACTATTTGGGCTGTGGTTGCTGGCAGAATGAGCTGGATTTGCTTGGCAGGATTCGTCACCCCAACATTGTGTCCCTGCTGGGATTTTGTGTTCACGAGGGTAATCACTACATTGTTTATGAGCTCATGGAGAAGGGATCCCTGGACACACAGCTGCATGGTAGTCTCCTATGATTTCTCTTATTGCTTATGGATGCAGCTCTTTCTTGAGATCTTCATACTGGGAGCTTTTCGTGTGTGGCTATCTTCAGGGCCTTCACATGGATCAGCCCTGAGCTGGCATATCCGGATGAAGATCGCACTCGACATGGCCAGGTTCTTATGATCTTATCCCTGCACTTTCCTTCAAATGAGTGAATGGGTGATGAGTTTTAAATTGAAGTGCTGATGATTGGCTGGCTAGTAGTTTATAACATGCATTGGTAACATAAACTGGGCAGGGGATTAGAGTATCTCCATGAGCACTGCAGTCCACCAGTGATTCATAGGGATCTGAAGTCATCTAACATACTTTTAGATTCTGACTTCAACGCTAAGGTACACTTCCCTTTTTCTTTAAGGACAACTTACTATTCATATTGTCTTCATTTCACGGTGTTGGAAATCAGCTGAATTTTTGAAGTTCATATCTTTTTGCTCACATGTGCAGATTTCAGATTTTGGTCTTGCAGTGACCAGTGGGAATATTGACAAGGGAAGTATGAAGCTTTCTGGGACCTTGGGTTATGTGGCTCCTGAGTACCTATTAGATGGTATTGTGTCAGCTTAATTGTCAACTTCGACTCACATGCATAAACAACTTAATTACCGATGGTGAAATTCTACTTCCATCCGGTAACTTTTAGCTATTGTATCAATTTCAGGGAAGCTGACTGAAAAGAGTGATGTATACGCATTTGGAGTGGTGCTTCTTGAGCTACTGATGGGAAGGAAGCC includes these proteins:
- the LOC136527834 gene encoding probable receptor-like protein kinase At1g80640 — translated: MRLPPPPLPVLCSPVLVLLLLLAACSSPANGRAAPSSPGAAAPVARHVRAADAAAGGANGTASVAPAVPAPPPVVIIVERRHHFHRELVIASVLASIAIVAIILSTLYAWILWRRSRRLPRGKSARSADTTRGIMLVPILSKFNSLKTSRKGLVAMIEYPSLEAATGKFSESNVLGVGGFGCVYKAVFDGDVTAAVKRLEGGGPECEKEFENELDLLGRIRHPNIVSLLGFCVHEGNHYIVYELMEKGSLDTQLHGPSHGSALSWHIRMKIALDMARGLEYLHEHCSPPVIHRDLKSSNILLDSDFNAKISDFGLAVTSGNIDKGSMKLSGTLGYVAPEYLLDGKLTEKSDVYAFGVVLLELLMGRKPVEKMSQTQCQSIVTWAMPQLTDRTKLPNIVDPVIRDTMDPKHLYQVAAVAVLCVQPEPSYRPLITDVLHSLVPLVPVELGGTLRVAQPPSPNLKHSPC